From Balneola sp. MJW-20:
AGATCGATCAACTGATCCATGATCCGGTAGTTATTATCATCTACAGATGCAGGAACGGCGATTCCATTTTTACGGAAGTGGGCGGTTTTACTAAAATGAGGGTCTGACAGAATGAGAGTATTCTCTTCTTTCCAGAAAAGGGCTTTATCGGGATGAAGAACGAGGCCTTGTTGACATATTATTATTTCAGTCGATTCCTTTGACATCTGTCAGGTATGTTTTTCAAGTTGCTGCTGCATTTTTCTGACGCGATCGATCAGTTTTTCACTACTGAGTTTTTCCCTGAGCCGATCAACCATGATCGGAAAAGCATAGGGTGTAAATCGCTCCGGATAATTCAGTACGATCTCCTGATCAGAAATATTCAATAAAGCCTTCCTGAGACGATTTTCATCCAGCTGGAAGTGCATCACCTCATCATAGGCCTGCTGCAATAACAGGTGTTCGGGTTCGTATTCAGAAAATACATCAAAAAACAGACTTGAGGACATCTGCAGATGTTTTCCTTTTTTAGCATTTCCGGGGAAGCCCTGAAAAACAAGTCCTGAGATCTGGCAAATTTCCCGGAACCTTCTTTTTGCCAGCTCAGTATTATTGATACTCAACCTTATATCTTCCACCAAATTTTCGAGGGAAAGAAGATCATTTTCTAATGCTTCCTCGATTGGGATATCCTGATCAGACAGCAATTCGAAACCATAATCGTTCATAGCAATGGAGAAAGTAATAGGTTGTATCTGGGAAAGTCGCTGAGCGATCAGTGCTGACATCCCCTCATGAACATATCTCCCTTCAAAAGGAAAAAAGAAAACATGACACCCTTCTCTGGAAAACGTCTTTTCGATGAGAAACTGATCTTCATCCGGAAGGATAGACCAGTCTTCCTGAACATCCAGGATCGGCTGAATGGTCTTTAGCTCGATATCTTCAGCTTTACCTGAGATCGCTTCGTGCATTTTATTCCGCAGGATCCGGGACATATTTGATGACAGAGACATTCGTCCTCCCAGCCAGCTGGGGACTCTGGATTTGGTACCTTTAGCTCTTCGTACATACACAGTCATTTCTTTAATACGGACCAGTTCCAGGTTTCGCCCGGCAAACCAGAATTTATCACCGGGATTCATACTGGATATGAACCACTCCTCGATGGATCCCAATGAACCGCCACTCATATATTTTACTCTAAGCATGGCGTCGCTGGCAATGGTTCCAATGCTCATCCGGTGACGTCGGGCGATCTTGCGGCTGTTTACTTTGTATAGACCGTCTTCTTCAATATCTACTTTTGAATATTCCTGATAGCGAGAAAGAGATCTGCCTCCCTGTGTAATGAATAAGAGCAGATCATCCCATTCAGAGCGATTCAGGGTCTGATAGGCAAAGGTATTAATGAGTTCATTGTATAACTGATCCGGATAGAATCCATCAGAAACAGCAAGTGTTACCATGTACTGTATGAGTACATCGTAGGGTTTAATAATAGGGTTCCGGCTTTCCATGTCCTCATCATGAACTGCGGCTTTCAGTGCAGCAGCTTCGATCAGTTCCAATGCATGAGTTGGGACAAAATATATCCTGCTGGTAGCATCAGGGCTGTGACCTGACCGACCGGCTCTTTGCAGAAATCGGGCAACCCCTTTGGGGCTGCCGATCTGAATGACTGTTTCTACCGGTGTGAAATCGACCCCCAGATCTAGACTTGATGTACACACCACAGCTTTAAGGGATCCTTCGCTGAGAGAATCTTCCACCCAGTTTCTAACTTCCCGGTTAAGCGATCCATGATGAATAGCGATGGACCCGGCAAGGTCAGGCTGGGCCTGTAGAATTTGCTGAAACCAAATTTCCGACTGACCGCGTGTATTAGTGAAGACCAACGTAGAGCGGCTTTGTTCAATGACTGGCAGGATCTTATGGAGAAGATTTAGTCCAAGATGACCATACCATGGAAATTTCTCAATTTCATCCGGGAGGATCGATTCGATTTCTATCTTCTTACGTATCTGAGACCGGATGATCACACTCTTATCTGGATCATACCCGGAGCCTAAGAGTACTTCCTGTGCTTCGTTCAGGTTTCCAATCGTTGCCGAGATCCCCCAGACCTGTAAATCGGGCTGAATTGCCTTAAGACGGGAAACCATTAGCTCGGTCTGAATACCTCTTTTGGAACCCAGTAATTCATGCCACTCATCAACTACCAGGGCATTCAGCTCTCGGAAATAGTTTTCGTAACCTTTTTTTGCAAAGAGAACATGCATGCTCTCCGGAGTTGTGATCAACACTTCCGGCATTCTCTTATTCTGTCGTTGCTTTACAGACTGGGATACGTCACCCGTTCGTCGTTCCACTTTCCATGGTATCTCCAATTCTTTAAGAGCCTGGTTCAGGTTCTTCTCAAGATCTTTTGCCAATGCCCGGAGTGGTGTGATCCATAACAGCTGTAGCCCAAGATCCTCCTTTTCTCTGAAATCATCCGGATACTTATCTATAAAACGGATCAGGTTAGGAAGAAATAGAGCCAAGGTCTTACCACTGCCGGTAGGGGCATTCAGCAGACCGTTTTTTCCTTCCAGGAAAGCATTCCAGGTCTCTAGTTGAAAATCAAAAACGGTCCAATTCTTTTTTTCGAACCATTCATTTATATGTCTACGTCCTACGGTCATCCTCTAACTTATGCTAACATGCTTTTTCTGTATTGGGCTAACACAGCGATCAAATTTCTAATTCCTTAACTCATACCGTTTAGTCATGTGATGAAATTATAAATATTTCCTTTAAGCATACTTGATTAATAGAGCAAAAAAAGACAACATAGGACCCTGTTTTTAATTAAATACAATCATATATGTGGCTTAACATCAAATCCTTTGAAGAGTATCAGCAAGTGTTCAATGAAAGCAGGGAGGACCGTCTCAAATTCTGGGATCATGAAGCCGGGACCTTTTACTGGCGGAAAAGATGGGATAAGGTTCAGTCGGGCGGATTTGAGACAGCTGATATCAAATGGTTCGAGGGTGGTAAACTAAATATTACCGAGAATGCCCTTGATAGACATCTGAATACGATCGGTAATAAAACCGCTTTTATTTTTGAGCCAAATCATCCGGATTCATTCCGGCGTACAATCACATACCGCCAGCTTCATGAAGATGTGTGCCGCTTTGCAAATGTTCTGGAAAGTAAAGGGGTCAAAAAAGGGGATCGTGTATGTATTTATATGGCCATGACTCCGGAACTGGTGATCGCTGCACTCGCCTGTGCCAGGGTAGGGGCAATACACTCTATCGTCTTTGCAGGATTCTCAGCACAGTCGCTCAGTGAACGTATCAATGATTGTGAAGCTAAAATGCTGATCACAAATGATGGTCTTCGGAGGGGAGATAAGCATGTGCCTCTGAAAGATATTTCAGATGAAGCACTTAAGAGCAGCCCTTGTGTGGAATCTGTAATTGTATGTCAGCGGACCAACCGTGAGATCGACTGGGTTGAAGGTCGTGATGAATGGTGGCATTTATTGATCCGGAATGCCTCTAAAAATCATGAAGCCGTTGAGATGGATGCAGAGGATCCATTATTTATACTTTATACCTCCGGTTCAACAGGTAAGCCTAAAGGGGTCATGCACACCTGTGGCGGATATATGGTTTATACCAGTTATTCCTTCCGAAATGTATTCCAGGTAGGTGCAGATGATGTATACTGGTGTACTGCCGATGCCGGCTGGATCACCGGTCACAGTTACATTATTTATGGCCCGTTGCTGAATGGTGCAACAGGGATCATTTTTGAAGGTACACCAACCTACCCCGATCCGGGTCGTTTCTGGGAAGTAGTGGAAAAGTACCGGGTTACTCATTTCTATACGGCACCAACGGCAATCCGGGCTCTGATGTCCTATGACCTGGAATATGTACATAAATATGATCTTGGTTCCCTTAAAGTGCTTGGAACGGTCGGTGAACCGATCAACGAGGAAGCGTGGCACTGGTATCATGATCACATAGGAGGTAACCGGTGTTCTATTGTAGATACCTGGTGGCAGACTGAGACCGGAGGTATTATGATCTCTCCTCTGGCCGGGATCACTCCAACTAAACCGGGTTTTGCCACACTACCCCTGCCGGGAGTATTTCCGGTACTGATGGATGAGAACGGTAATGAGATCAAAGGTAACGGAGTTGAAGGAAACCTTTGTATAAAACATCCCTGGCCTTCTATAGCCAGAACGGTTTGGGGTGATCATGAGCGCTATAAACAGACCTACCTGAGTACTTATAAAGGCTACTACTTCACAGGAGACGGATGCCGAAGGGATGAGGAAGGGTATTACCGGATCACCGGCCGTGTGGATGATGTATTAAATGTCTCCGGACACCGTCTCGGAACCGCGGAAATCGAGAATGCTTTAGACGAGCATCCTAAAGTGGTGGAGACGGCAGTGGTAGGCTATCCTCATGACATAAAGGGGCAGGGTGTATTTGCCTTCATGATCTGCGAAGGAGAGATCAAAAATACGGACGAATTCAAGAAAGAGCTGCTCGATCTGGTAACCAAGATCATTGGCCCGATCGCCAAACCCGATAAGATTCAGATCGTACCCGGATTGCCTAAAACAAGGTCCGGAAAGATCATGAGACGTATCCTAAGAAAGATCGCAGCTGATGACCTGGATAACCTTGGAGATACTTCGACACTGCTGGACCCTTCAGTGGTAGAAGCGGTAAAGAAAGGTAGTCCTATTTAGAGATTGATGATGTAATCGAAAGGAAGTAGGAGCAGGCTGGTAATTAGTAGAATCAGCCTGAATCTTGTACTGATCTCCAGTCTGGAAAAGAATAGCCCGTACGAATAGGGGTGATCTACCAGCCACTGATAGTAGTGATCACGATGCGCAAGTCCTAAAGCCATAGTTACATGCCCGTGCAATATGGTGATCATGAATGGTATGGCAAATATAAATGAACCTACGAAGCGTAGGCTTTCCTGCATCCCAAGCATCCCGGCTGCATAGTAGTAAGGCCAGGAGAAAAGCACGATCATGGGTACGGTAAGTGCCCAGTTGATCAGGTTGATCCTGAGAAAATTTTCTTTACTGAATTCTGACATTATGGATCAAATTTGTGAAGCGATCAGCATTTCGATCTCCCGGTAGGGCATATCGAACATATTAGCCAGTGATTTTTTGGTAAGGTGTTTTTTATAAGTATAGGTGCCGTTTCTCAGGGCTACGTTTTCCCATAGGCATTCTTTAACTCCACCGGCATCACCGATAGCCAGAACGTAGGGTACCAGTACATTATTGAGTGCATAAGTGGCTGTTCGGGCAGCATTGGCAGGAATATTCGGTACACAGTAGTGGATAACTTCGTGTTCCATAAAGATCGGATTTGAATGAGTGGTTGCCCGGCTGGTTGCCACACATCCGCCCTGATCAATGACGGTATCCACGATCACCGATCCGGACTTCATGCCTATTACCATGTCTTCTGTAACCCAGCAGGGAGATCGGTCTCCTTCGGATGGAGCTGCTCCAATCACCACATCTGCATACTGAAGAGCAGAAGACAGATACTGATGATTAGCTACGGCAGTAATGATCCGCCGATCCAGGGCGTTCTCTAATCTTCTGAGCGCGGTAAGATCGGTATCCATGACAAATACCTGCGCACCGTATCCAAGGGCAGTCCGGGCCGCGTATTCACCGGTGATTCCGGCTCCCAGGATCACGACGGTAGCCGGCGGTACTCCCGATATCCCCCCCAGCATGATACCCATCCCACCATTCAGACTCTCGAGATAATGAGCTGCGATCTGTACGGCCATTGAACCGGTGATCTCATGCATCATTCTGACAATAGGGAATTCGCGGTCATCTCCTTTAATAAATTCATAGCCGATACCAGTAACACTTTTTTTGGTCAGTGTTTCAAGGTATTGCTCGGTTTGTGTGCCAATGTGCAAAGCTGAAATAATGGACTGGTCCGGCTGCAGGTATTCGAGCTCATTATTGGTAAGGGGAGAGATCTTCAGGATGAGTTCAGATTTCTTGAAAACCTCTTCGGCCGAATAGGCAATTTCAGCACCCGCATCTGCAAATTCCTGGTCCGTAAAATTTGCGTCATCCGCGGCGTGTTTTTCAATAAAAATCTCATGCCCGTTCGCACGGAGAATCGAAACTCCGCCCGGTGTAAGGGATACTCTTCTTTCATCATTAGAGATCTCTTTAGGTAATCCGATCTTAAGAGAGACCTTGCTTTTCGAACGGATCAGATGTTTTTCAAGGGTCTTTAAACCGATCTGTTCGGTATCAAGTGGTTTTATGTCCATGGGAGATAACGCTTAACCTGTTTTTGTAAAGATAAGCATTAACTACCCATCAATCATATTCAAAAATTCAGACTCATCTATGACCTCTATGCCCAGCTCATTGGCTTTATCGAGTTTAGAACCGGCCGATTCACCCGCCAGGACAAAATCGGTATTCTTACTTACAGAAGAAGCGGTCTTACCCCCGTTCTGCTCGATAAGGTCTTTAGCTTCCTTACGGGTAAGAGTGGGCAGCGAACCGGTCAGAACAAATTTCTTACCTTCCAGTCTGCTCGATTGTTGGGTGTCTTCAAACTCCGTTTGCAAACCTTTTTCGATAAGTTTGTCGACGATCTGCTGATTCTTCTGATTGGAGAAGAAGTTGTGAACTGATTCTGCGATCTTTGGTCCGATGGCATCTATACCGGTCATTTCCCCGATGCCGGCAGATCGCAATCTCTCTATGTTTTTCAGAGCTTTTGCCAGGTCTTTGGCTACGGTTTTGCCTACGAAGCGTATTCCCAGTGCATAGATCAGTCTTTCGAAAGGCTGATCCTTACTTTTCTGAATAGCATCGATCAGGTTTTGTGCACTTTTATCGGCCATACGATCCAGATCCACGATATCTTCTTTCTGAAGATCATACAGGTCTGCATAGGTCGTGATCAGCCCAGCACTGACTAACTGGTCTACCACGGACTCGCCTAAACCTTCGATATCCATGGCATCTCTTGCCGAGAAATGTTCAATTCGGATGCGTACCTGCGGGGGGCATGTAGGGTTTACACATCTCCATGCGACTTCCCCTTCAAATTTGATCAACTCCGTGCTGCAGGCCGGACATTCTGAGGGAAATTCAAAGGGTTCATTACGGTCAACACGATCCGCGTCTAGCACATTTACAACCTGCGGTATGATCTCACCGGCTTTCTCAACCAGTACTCGATCACCGATTCGGACATCTTTTCTTCGAATCTCATCTTCGTTATGCAGAGAGGCTCGTTTTACGGTCGTTCCCGCCAGCAATACCGGTTCCAGTTCCGCTACCGGGGTGATGGTGCCCAGTCTCCCGACCTGAAGAGTGATATCATTGATGACCGTCTCTTCCTGTTCAGCTTCAAATTTATAGGCAATAGCCCATCGTGGAAACTTAGAGGTGGTTCCCAGTTCGTCCCGAAGTGAACTTTGGTTGACTTTGACAACCACTCCATCCGTTTCATAGGGAAGATCATGTCGTAGACTGTCCCATTCCCTGATTACTTCATGTACTTCATTGATGGTATCACAAGTCCTGTAGTGTTCGGAAACGGGCAGGCCGAATTCTTTGAGGAGTTCCATTTTACGTACTTGAGTAAGGCTGTCTTCGGTATCCTGAAGGATGAGGTCGAAAGCCAGGAATTTGATCGGCCGTCTGGCAACTGCTTTAGGGTCCTGCATTTTAAGAGAACCCGCGGTAGAATTCCTTGGATTTGCAAATACATTCAAGCCTTCTTCTTCCCGGCGCTCATTCAGGCGTGCAAATGCCTCCTTTTCCATGTAAGCTTCTCCCCGCACCTCAACGATCTCAGGAAAATCACCATTAAGGTGAAGCGGGATAACCCGGATGGTCTTAACATTATTGGTGATATCATCACCCTTTTCACCGTCCCCACGGGTGGCCCCTACCACGAGGTCTCCTTTCTCATAACGAAGTCGCATAGACGCTCCGTCAAATTTGAGTTCCACCATATAATTATAGTCATCATGCCCGAGTATGCGGCGAACCCTTCCGTCAAAATCATTGAGTTCGTCCTCGTTATAGGTGTTGTCGAGACTTAGCATGGGGGTAGGGTGCTGAACAGTCTCAAAGGTTGAGGAGACTTCCCCGCCTACTCGGTTAGTCGGAGAATCCGGATCATGAAGATCAAACTTGTCTTCCAGCTGCTGAAGTTCTTTGAGCTTCTCGTCAAATTCCTTGTCACTAATGAACGGGCGGGCTTCCTGATAATATGCTTTGTTGGCTTCATTCAGGACTTCCCGAAGTTCCTGAACTTTCTTTCGGGCTTCTTCAGGCTTCATAAAGTTGCTTTCGCTTAATGCTAAAATCGGATTTTATATTCTATAGTATCAGGCGGGCCCACCTCAAGTGGAAATTCATCAGGAGCTGCTTCCTGATATCGGTCATCGCTTAAAATAGCCCTTGATACCAGTATAGCATCAAACTCATCACTGAAGTAATTCATTCGCGGATTCTCTATCAAATGCCCATTGTATAGCAACAGAAACCGGGAATACTGACCTCTGACCAGTAAAGTATCCCGGAAATCAAAACTATAAGCTTCCCCTTGTTCCATCCAGAATGGATTCGTCTTCCAGTTAAAATCACTGATCACCCGTACCGGTTCCAGCTGACCATTAGCTGCATAAACCGTGACAGTGAGGGTATCCGGCATAACAGTATTTTGGCTGCTTTCAGCCGGAGAGGCTGCAATATTCGGTTCATTCGGTTCAGGAGTGGCTTCAGTTTCATTCTCTGTTGAATCGACAGCGTTTATCATATTTGAAGTGTCATTTTGCTGATCATCAACCTGCTCACTGGCTACTTCCTCAGAGGACAAAAGGTTTCCGATATTATCTCTGTATATCCAGGCAATGGACACAATGAGAATTATGATTACGATCAGGGAACCCAGCATCCAAAGACGGGGATTTCGTGTTCCGGGAGAAAATTTACGACCCATATCAGCCCAGTTGATCTGATCGACCTCAGGAGCTTGTTTTGCATTTTCAGCTTTTTTAGTCGGTGCGGGTACAGGGTCCTGTGCTACCGTTTCCTTCGGCTTTTCTTCGGGAAGCTCCGGAACAGGTTCCATGTCGAGGGTCTCTCCCATAAGGATCCCTTTATGATAGATCCCTACTTCCACTGCATCTAAAGCTGCCACTATATTTTCTTCCGGGATCTTCAGCGCCTTAGCATAGCTTCGTACAAAACTTCGGATATAGGTGATCTGGCTTTCGTCCTGATCAAAAATACTTCCGTCTTCAATGCTCTTCAGAGTATCCAGAGACATTTTATTCTCATGCTGAATATCCTCCAGGGTGAGATTCTGTTCTTTTCGAATGGATGCAAGATCTTTACCGAGTGACATAGAAAAATTGGTTACAAAAGGAGTTTGTGCAATGGGTTGAAACTAAGTAAATAATGTTGATAGCAAAAGCAAAGAATAAATGATGAAATGATCCGCATCCTGAAGAATATCATCCGTGGTGGTGGAGAGGTGATCTTTCCCAATATCTGCCTGATCTGCGGTTTCAGTTTAAGCAGATCAGAAAATGTGATCTGTATGCTTTGTTTAAGCAGTGAATTTGAGAAATGTTCCTTAAAGCCGGATTCAGAGCAGCAGATGGTATTACCGGAGTCGGTTCTTTTTCAATATTCAATGTGGAAATTTGATAAGGGAGGACATCTGCAAATGCTGCTGCATAAACTTAAATATGACCGGCTGACCGGTATCGGAATTGATACCGGCAGAATGCTTGGATCACAGCTGATGAAGCATTCTTGTATAATGAACAGTAGTCATGAAGTGTTGCTCATACCTGTTCCGTTACATGAGGCCAGGTATAAAATACGGGGTTATAATCAGTCATTTTTAATTGCAGCAGGCATCTCAGAAGTGACGGGCTGGGATATTGCTGCAAGGTATGTGGTGCAGCGTCAGAACAATACTAAAACTCAAACCGGTTTTGATCTTAACCGGAGGATAAAAAATATCACTGATGCATTCAGAGTTTCTGAACCCGACAAACTTAGAGACCGTTTGTGCATTATTGTGGATGATGTGTTTACTACCGGAACTACTACTTTTGAACTAGCCAGTTGTATCTTTAATGAATGCGGAGTAAAGTGTGGGATCGTTAGTATTGCCAAAGCCTGAAATGGTCAGGTAATAGGCTTATATTACGGCATGCAGAAAAATACAGAAGAAAAAAAAGGCTGGCATATGCTGGAAATGGAGATCGGTATCACGACCTCCAGAGGTAATTGGTACAGGATCACCCGCGATGGGATCAACAAATATGTACCCGGTCTGCTCGAAGAAATCTCACTTGAAAAGATCATTCGAACGGCTGATATCTGGCTGGAAAGTGGTAATGGACTGGCATTGGTTTTATTTTTTATACTCAGCCTAAGTGGTACTGACCCCTATCTCAGTGGTGCCATTGCTCTCATGTTTTACCAGATATGTTACTGGAATGTGTCCCTGTTCTCGTTTCTGTTTCTGACCCCATTGGTCAGGCTGCTGAATAATGACGGGATACTCTATGTGAGTCAGGGTCTGGTATTAGCCTATTTTTCTTATTCATCTATGTTTACAGCATTTTGGGTAGGGGTGGTAATATTTCTGCTGTTAAAAGTGAGGATACTGGGATTACTCACCGATTGGTTTGCTGATAAGTTTATTAAGATAAAACTGCCCAGAACCGACCGTCTGCTGAATATGATCCTGATCCGCTATGGTATGAGTGAAGGAAAGCTGACCGGAGATATGCAACGAATGGAAGACGATCTGATCAGAATTGCGAATTACCACAGAAAAGGAAAAAGTGAAAAAAAGTAGTACAACTTTTAGCCTGATCATCCTTGCAATGCTAACGTTTTCCTGTGTCTCACAGGACCCATTGATCGATGAGATCGCACCGTCTCATTTTGTTTTGCATACATCGGAAAGAGTCAACATCGAATCGTATACAGATCATTTTTCTGATGAGGTCATCAAAAGTATTCAAAGAGACGACATCATCGGGCAGACCGGTGATGAACTGCTTAAACAGGTAATAAAAGGGTATCAGGATTTTACAGGTAATTATGAATATACCGACGAGCGGGAATTATCTGACTGGGTTATACAGGTGGATGAGATCACTGTCCGAAAAGGATTTATGAGTCTGAATATTCCTCATCCCGGGCCGATCTACAAAGTAAGCATGATCGTAAGTTTCTGGGATAATAATGAGCTGAAGCATACTAAAACGTACAGTGCCAGGGCTAATATGAGTCAGGTCAATTTTCCGGATGAAGCGGTTCACTGGATGAGTAAAGAAGAGAAAATGAATACAGAGTATCAGCTCAATACTTTTGAAAAGGCTTTATTAGAGCTGTATCAGCAACTGTATTTTGAATCTTTTGGAATCTCTTTATAAATGAAAACTCTGTTCATAATCCGACATGGAGAAACGGATGTAAATAAAGCTCAGAAGATACAGGGCCGTTCTATTAACGCATCTATAAATGATACAGGTTTCAGGCAGGCCAGTGCTGTAAATGATTATCTGAAATCCCATCCGGTTGAGCGAATCGTAGTAAGTAGTCTCAAAAGGACGATAGAGACTGCTGCTCCATTAATTGAGAGAGTCGGATTAGTACCTGAATCTTATACCGAGCTGGATGAGATGAATTTCGGTGTACTTGAAGGGAAGGTATTTCCAAATATTCGGGATCAGATCGAGATCATACATCAGCAGTGGAGCAGCGGAAACACATCCTTCGCACCTGATGAAGGAGAATCTCCTGAGGAAGTATTTCTGA
This genomic window contains:
- a CDS encoding ligase-associated DNA damage response DEXH box helicase → MTVGRRHINEWFEKKNWTVFDFQLETWNAFLEGKNGLLNAPTGSGKTLALFLPNLIRFIDKYPDDFREKEDLGLQLLWITPLRALAKDLEKNLNQALKELEIPWKVERRTGDVSQSVKQRQNKRMPEVLITTPESMHVLFAKKGYENYFRELNALVVDEWHELLGSKRGIQTELMVSRLKAIQPDLQVWGISATIGNLNEAQEVLLGSGYDPDKSVIIRSQIRKKIEIESILPDEIEKFPWYGHLGLNLLHKILPVIEQSRSTLVFTNTRGQSEIWFQQILQAQPDLAGSIAIHHGSLNREVRNWVEDSLSEGSLKAVVCTSSLDLGVDFTPVETVIQIGSPKGVARFLQRAGRSGHSPDATSRIYFVPTHALELIEAAALKAAVHDEDMESRNPIIKPYDVLIQYMVTLAVSDGFYPDQLYNELINTFAYQTLNRSEWDDLLLFITQGGRSLSRYQEYSKVDIEEDGLYKVNSRKIARRHRMSIGTIASDAMLRVKYMSGGSLGSIEEWFISSMNPGDKFWFAGRNLELVRIKEMTVYVRRAKGTKSRVPSWLGGRMSLSSNMSRILRNKMHEAISGKAEDIELKTIQPILDVQEDWSILPDEDQFLIEKTFSREGCHVFFFPFEGRYVHEGMSALIAQRLSQIQPITFSIAMNDYGFELLSDQDIPIEEALENDLLSLENLVEDIRLSINNTELAKRRFREICQISGLVFQGFPGNAKKGKHLQMSSSLFFDVFSEYEPEHLLLQQAYDEVMHFQLDENRLRKALLNISDQEIVLNYPERFTPYAFPIMVDRLREKLSSEKLIDRVRKMQQQLEKHT
- the acs gene encoding acetate--CoA ligase: MWLNIKSFEEYQQVFNESREDRLKFWDHEAGTFYWRKRWDKVQSGGFETADIKWFEGGKLNITENALDRHLNTIGNKTAFIFEPNHPDSFRRTITYRQLHEDVCRFANVLESKGVKKGDRVCIYMAMTPELVIAALACARVGAIHSIVFAGFSAQSLSERINDCEAKMLITNDGLRRGDKHVPLKDISDEALKSSPCVESVIVCQRTNREIDWVEGRDEWWHLLIRNASKNHEAVEMDAEDPLFILYTSGSTGKPKGVMHTCGGYMVYTSYSFRNVFQVGADDVYWCTADAGWITGHSYIIYGPLLNGATGIIFEGTPTYPDPGRFWEVVEKYRVTHFYTAPTAIRALMSYDLEYVHKYDLGSLKVLGTVGEPINEEAWHWYHDHIGGNRCSIVDTWWQTETGGIMISPLAGITPTKPGFATLPLPGVFPVLMDENGNEIKGNGVEGNLCIKHPWPSIARTVWGDHERYKQTYLSTYKGYYFTGDGCRRDEEGYYRITGRVDDVLNVSGHRLGTAEIENALDEHPKVVETAVVGYPHDIKGQGVFAFMICEGEIKNTDEFKKELLDLVTKIIGPIAKPDKIQIVPGLPKTRSGKIMRRILRKIAADDLDNLGDTSTLLDPSVVEAVKKGSPI
- a CDS encoding alanine dehydrogenase yields the protein MDIKPLDTEQIGLKTLEKHLIRSKSKVSLKIGLPKEISNDERRVSLTPGGVSILRANGHEIFIEKHAADDANFTDQEFADAGAEIAYSAEEVFKKSELILKISPLTNNELEYLQPDQSIISALHIGTQTEQYLETLTKKSVTGIGYEFIKGDDREFPIVRMMHEITGSMAVQIAAHYLESLNGGMGIMLGGISGVPPATVVILGAGITGEYAARTALGYGAQVFVMDTDLTALRRLENALDRRIITAVANHQYLSSALQYADVVIGAAPSEGDRSPCWVTEDMVIGMKSGSVIVDTVIDQGGCVATSRATTHSNPIFMEHEVIHYCVPNIPANAARTATYALNNVLVPYVLAIGDAGGVKECLWENVALRNGTYTYKKHLTKKSLANMFDMPYREIEMLIASQI
- the ligA gene encoding NAD-dependent DNA ligase LigA, yielding MKPEEARKKVQELREVLNEANKAYYQEARPFISDKEFDEKLKELQQLEDKFDLHDPDSPTNRVGGEVSSTFETVQHPTPMLSLDNTYNEDELNDFDGRVRRILGHDDYNYMVELKFDGASMRLRYEKGDLVVGATRGDGEKGDDITNNVKTIRVIPLHLNGDFPEIVEVRGEAYMEKEAFARLNERREEEGLNVFANPRNSTAGSLKMQDPKAVARRPIKFLAFDLILQDTEDSLTQVRKMELLKEFGLPVSEHYRTCDTINEVHEVIREWDSLRHDLPYETDGVVVKVNQSSLRDELGTTSKFPRWAIAYKFEAEQEETVINDITLQVGRLGTITPVAELEPVLLAGTTVKRASLHNEDEIRRKDVRIGDRVLVEKAGEIIPQVVNVLDADRVDRNEPFEFPSECPACSTELIKFEGEVAWRCVNPTCPPQVRIRIEHFSARDAMDIEGLGESVVDQLVSAGLITTYADLYDLQKEDIVDLDRMADKSAQNLIDAIQKSKDQPFERLIYALGIRFVGKTVAKDLAKALKNIERLRSAGIGEMTGIDAIGPKIAESVHNFFSNQKNQQIVDKLIEKGLQTEFEDTQQSSRLEGKKFVLTGSLPTLTRKEAKDLIEQNGGKTASSVSKNTDFVLAGESAGSKLDKANELGIEVIDESEFLNMIDG
- a CDS encoding helix-turn-helix domain-containing protein — protein: MSLGKDLASIRKEQNLTLEDIQHENKMSLDTLKSIEDGSIFDQDESQITYIRSFVRSYAKALKIPEENIVAALDAVEVGIYHKGILMGETLDMEPVPELPEEKPKETVAQDPVPAPTKKAENAKQAPEVDQINWADMGRKFSPGTRNPRLWMLGSLIVIIILIVSIAWIYRDNIGNLLSSEEVASEQVDDQQNDTSNMINAVDSTENETEATPEPNEPNIAASPAESSQNTVMPDTLTVTVYAANGQLEPVRVISDFNWKTNPFWMEQGEAYSFDFRDTLLVRGQYSRFLLLYNGHLIENPRMNYFSDEFDAILVSRAILSDDRYQEAAPDEFPLEVGPPDTIEYKIRF
- a CDS encoding ComF family protein, whose protein sequence is MIRILKNIIRGGGEVIFPNICLICGFSLSRSENVICMLCLSSEFEKCSLKPDSEQQMVLPESVLFQYSMWKFDKGGHLQMLLHKLKYDRLTGIGIDTGRMLGSQLMKHSCIMNSSHEVLLIPVPLHEARYKIRGYNQSFLIAAGISEVTGWDIAARYVVQRQNNTKTQTGFDLNRRIKNITDAFRVSEPDKLRDRLCIIVDDVFTTGTTTFELASCIFNECGVKCGIVSIAKA
- a CDS encoding histidine phosphatase family protein: MKTLFIIRHGETDVNKAQKIQGRSINASINDTGFRQASAVNDYLKSHPVERIVVSSLKRTIETAAPLIERVGLVPESYTELDEMNFGVLEGKVFPNIRDQIEIIHQQWSSGNTSFAPDEGESPEEVFLRASGKVHEILKEAEEEHIVFILHGRLIRILLSEWLGLGLKNMHQIEHTNGGINRLFWDGDRFEAEMLNYTGHL